A genomic segment from Gracilinanus agilis isolate LMUSP501 chromosome 1, AgileGrace, whole genome shotgun sequence encodes:
- the LOC123251461 gene encoding proline-rich protein 11-like: protein MIDAPPTNRGCGQIWPTLAWSVTFSSVKNPVKLLAKKVWSFYYCCQSRITQNLEIWKDRLFPSRIYFQELGLLKQQVYKLENEFYKLQEALKTSQTLASEHSVCQDGHKTCHLGAQLLEKLAQTQTTIRESPTVLPLPLPLSLPPPPPPPPPPPPPPPPPPPPPLPLPLRSAPLLLKKVDRIKTLQAAPLKQDVPMQITVKDLLNVKLKNTQSSNIRNKTLSLMKERKPLVTVSDLQSIALKPQSKFPSAHIANMIITPSKGRVDLRRLLKKVDIDRSPGGTPLINKENMETGTGLTPIMTKALQRKFQLAHPKSPSQAPLLSTSSFDE from the exons ATGATAGATGCCCCTCCTACAAATAGAGGTTGTGGCCAAATTTGGCCAACATTAGCTTGGAGTGTCACATTTTCCAGTGTGAAGAATCCAGTGAAACTCTTGGCAAAGAAGGTGTGGTCTTTCTATTACTGTTGCCAGAGcaggattacacagaatttaGAGATTTGGAAAGATCGCCTGTTTCCATCCCGTATCTACTTCCAGGAACTTGGCCTGCTCAAACAGCAGGTTTACAAGCTGGAAAATGAATTTTACAAGCTCCAGGAAGCACTGAAGACCTCTCAGACGCTTGCCTCAGAGCATTCCGTGTGCCAGGACGGGCACAAAACATGTCACTTAGGGGCTCAACTTCTGGAGAAGCTTGCCCAAACTCAAACCACTATTCGAGAATCA CCTAcagttctccctcttcctcttcctctttctcttccccctcctccacctccacctccacctccaccacctccaccaccaccaccaccaccaccacctctgcCTCTTCCACTACGCTCAGCACCGTTGTTGCTCAAAAAAGTTGATCGCATCAAAACTCTTCAGGCTGCACCATTAAAACAAGATGTGCCCATGCAGATAACTGTTAAAGACCTGCTCAATGTGAAGTTAAAGAATACCCAGAGTTCTAATATTAGGAATAAGACCTTGTCATTGATGAAGGAACGAAAGCCACTGGTTACAGTCTCCGATCTTCAGAGTATCGCCCTGAAACCTCAATCCAAATTTCCATCTGCTCACATTGCAAATATGATCATCACTCCCAGCAAAGGACGAGTGGATCTAAGAAGACTTCTTAAGAAAGTCGACATAGATAGGAGTCCAGGAGGAACCCCTCTTATCAATAAAGAAAACATGGAAACTGGAACAGGGTTGACCCCAATAATGACCAAGGCCTTACAGCGAAAGTTTCAGCTCGCTCACCCAAAAAGCCCATCCCAAGCTCCATTACTTTCCACAAGCAGCTTTGATGAGTAA